In Thermoanaerobaculia bacterium, the sequence GCGCGGCGGCGGATCGAATTTCGTCCTGGCGACGTATACTGGCGCGCTTGAGCCGCGGAACGACGATCCTTGCGATCCTTGCCGCCGGGCTCGCGACGGTGCTCGGCGGAGCCGCGGGACGGCGCGGCGGCGAGGTGCCTCCCTCGGCCCTCGCCGAGTACGCCCAGCTCGTCTCGACCGCGGAGTCGTGGAACGCGACGAAGGTGCCCGCCGAGAAGCTCGTCTATGCCTCGATCCACGGCATGCTCTCCTCGCTCGATCCGCACACGGCGTTCCTGGAGCCGGCCGATTTCTCGTCTCTGGAAGAGCGGCACCACGGCTCGTACTTCGGGATCGGCATCTCGATGCAGCGCCGGCAGGGGCGGGTGACCGTCATGTCCGTCGCTCAGGGGACGCCGGCCTGGAAGATCGGACTGCGCACGGGCGACGTCATCACGGCGATCGACGGCGAGAGCCTCGACGATTCGTGGGACACTCGCCGGGTTTCGGATCACGTCCGCGGCGCGAAGGGCACGTCGGTCCGCCTGACGATCCACCGGCCGGGCCTCGAGGAGCCGATCACGCTCACGGTCACGCGCGACGAGATCCCGCAGAATTCGGTGCGCCACGCCTTCCTCCTCGCCGACGGGGTGGGGTACATCCAGCTCGCCGAGTTCACGCAGACCTCGGCGGAGGAAACGTCCCGGGCGATCGAGCGCCTCCAGCGCGACGGGATGAAGAGCCTCGTCTTCGACCTTCGCGGCAACCCCGGCGGCGTCCTCGAGCCCGCGCTCGCGATCGCCGACATCTTCCTGAAGAAGGGGCAGATGATCGTCACGACGCGCGGCCGCATCCCGTCGTCGGTGCGCGACTACCCCGCGGCGGGCCGCGCCCGCCGGTTCGGCGGACCGCTCGTCGTCCTGATCAACCGCGGGTCCGCCTCCGCGTCGGAAATCGTGGCGGGAGCGGTGCAGGACCACGACCGGGGGCTGATCCTGGGCACCACGTCCTGGGGCAAGGGGCTCGTGCAGGGCGTCTACCCGGTCTCCTACGGGGCGGGCCTCGCTCTCACGACGGCCAAGTACTTCACCCCGTCGGGCCGGTGGATCCAGCGCGACTACTCGGACCTCTCGGCTTATCTCCTTCCGGACATCCACGACGACTCGGCCCCCGACACCTCGAAGCGGACGGGGAAGCTCTTCGCGACCGACGCGGGGAGGCCCGTGTATGCCGCGGGAGGGATCACTCCCGACGAGATCGTTCCCGCGCCGAAGCCCTCCAATTTCGCCCGCCGCCTGCAGGCGCACGGCGTCTTCTTCAACTTCGCGGTCGACTACCTGACGCGCCACCCCGACGTCCCCCGAAGCTTCGCGGTCGACGCGGCGGTCCAGGCCGAGCTCTTCCGGTTCCTCGAGGCCCAGGGGATCGAGAAGGCGGACGCCGCGCGGGCCGAGTACTTGCGCGACGAGACGCGAAGCCGGATCGATTCCGAGATCGCGCAGGACGTGCTCTCCTCGAAATACGGCCCCGACGAGGGGTGGAAGAGCTGGCTCCGCTCCGATGTCCAGCTCCAGCGCGCGCTCGACTCATTCCCGGAAGCCGAGAAGCTCGCGAGCCTCAAACCGCGGCCGGTCTCCGCCAGCTGATTCGACTTTCGGGCTCAGGCCCTCGGCGCCAGCCCGCTCCGCGCAAATTCAGCGTTACTCATCGAGTCCACAGACGTTCAGACGCGCCGAGACGCGAGCGAGACGGGATGCGGGCGCCCGGCCCGCGGGCGCTACCCGCTCTTCCCGATTGCGGAAGCGATGAGACGCGGCCAGACGTGCTGGAAGACGCGCCCGGCGGGCCTGACCGGCGGCGAAGGCGTACTGAGAACGTACGTCTAGCCGGCGGCAGGCCCGCCGGACGCGTATAACGGCGCGTAGGGTCCGCGTCAGCTCTCTCTGACCAGCTTGAAGATCGTGTAGAGATGATGCGCCTCGTGCACCAGGAAGAACTCCAGCCACTCCGAGAGCGCGAGCGGTCCCAGCGCCGCGTGGACGCCGATCCGGGCGAGGTCCGGCTCCGACAGCGAACGCACGGCCTCGATCAGCCCGACCCGCCGGCCGGCTGCCGTGCCGAGGAGATCCGGCGCCGTCATGGCCCGCCATTGCCGCCAGGTCGGGTCTTTCTCGGCGCGGTACGGAGGCAGGAGCGGCGATTCGCGCGCGAGGATGACGCGGACGCGCGCCGCGCAGACCCCGTGCATCCGCGTGACGTGGGCCAGGTGTTCGCGGGCGCACCACTTGTCCGGAGCCGGCGCGCGATCGAGGCGCGGCGACGCCGGATCGCCGAGAACGGTCGTCCACGAGGAGAACTGGGCGTCGAGGCGGCGCGCGATCTCTTCCGAGCCGCTCACCGCGACTCGAAACGGCGGAAGAAGCTCCCGGGCTTCCAGTGCGGGCGCTCGTCCCGGTCGGCCACCTCACGCGCGGCGCCGAACATGAGCTTCTCGTAGGCCGCCGCCGCGGCGAGGTCGACGGGCTGCCCGGGATCGTCCGACGGCGCGTGATACCGCTCGGCGAGCCACCGCTTGAGACGATCGGCGTCGGGACTTCCGGCGGGAGCGGCGACGTCCACCATCACGGAGGGGATCCCGTCGCGCACGAAGTTGTACTGATCGCTCCGGATGAAGACGTGCCGCTCGGGCTCCGGATCGCGCTGCACCGCGATGCCGAGCGAGCGGGCCGACGCCCGGACGGCGTCTCCGACGTCCGACTCGTCGAGCCCGAGCACGGTGACGAGCCGGAGCGGAAAGAGCGGCAGGAACATGTCGATGTTGAAGTCGGCGACCATCGCGTCGCGCGGGACGGTCGGGTGGAGCGCGAACCAGCGCGATCCGAGAAGGCCCTTCTCCTCCCCCGTGACGAACACGAGCAGCACGCTCCGGCGGAGCGGCCGGCGCGACTCGCGGACCGTCTCGGCGAAATCGAGGAGCGCGGCGCAGCCCGACGCGTTGTCCATCGCCCCGTTGTAGATCGCGTCGCCCGAGACCGGCACGCCGACGCCGAGGTGGTCGAGATGGGCCGAGAGCACCACGAACTCCTTCGAGAGCTTCGGGTCCGAGCCCCGGAGCACGCCGACGACGTTGAAGGATTCGACGCTCCGCGTCTCCTCGCGCAGAGTCGCCCGCACCGACACGGCGAGAGGGAACCGCGGCAGCGGCTTTCCCGCCTCGACGAGATCGACGAGCTCGGCGAACGTGTGCGGCGCGCCCGCGAAGAACTTCTCCGCCCGCGCGGGATTGACCGCCATCCCCAGCCGCTCTCCCGCGAGCTCGTCGAGCGCGGGATCGGCCAGCGACATCGACGGCATGACGCGAGCGCGGGCATGGCGCTCCCACGGGCTTTCCATGTGCCGCGGGTTGAAAACGACGATCTCTCCGACCGCGCCCGCGGCGCGGAGCGCCTTCCAGCGCACTCCCGAAGATTGGGCGTGCGCGGAGACCTCGGGCGAGAGCCCCGGCGGGCTGCCGGAGAGGAACATGGCGAGCTTGCCGCGGAGATCGATTCCCGCGAAATCGTCGTGTCCCTGCCCGGGCGCCGACACCCCGTAGCCGACGAAGACGACCGGCGCGTCGAGCTCGGGCGCGGGGTCCGTCCGAACGCTCACGATGACGTCGTCGCCGAAGGCGAGCGGCTCCTCGGCCCCGCCCCGAACCAGCGCGACGCGGGAACGGTCCTCGAGGAGGCGCCGGGAACGCAAGCGCACCGGCTGCTCCCAGCCGGCGGCCCCGGCCGGCGCCACGCCCGCGCTCGACAGGACCTTCTCGACGTACCGGGCGGCCCGGCGGTATCCCGGCGTGCCCGTGCCGCGGCCTTCCATCTCGTCGGAGGCCAGGCGCCGGACGTGGGCCCACCAGCGCGACCCCTCGGGCAAAGCGGCGGCGGCGGCGGCCCCGAACGAGCCGGCGAGAAGGAACCAGACGGCGATCCGGCGCATCAGCGGCCTCCTTCGACCAGGGTCTCGTGCGCCGCAACCGCCTTCCAGAGGTCTCCACGGCGCACGAAGACGTCGGTGAACCGGACGCGCACGGAAAACGACCCGTCGCGCGCGGTCACGGTGTTGATCCCGGTCACGACCCCGGCGGCGCCCCAGATCCGAACCCGCAGGTCCGACAGACGCTGGGTCGTCTCGGCGCGGGCCGGCGACCGGAGCGCCGCGAGGGCCTCGCTCTTCGTGTGGAGCTCCCCCTTGTACGTGGAGTCGAGGAAGTCCTCCGCGAGGATCTCCCCGACGGCGGCCGCGTCGCGGGCAACGAGCGCGCCGACCCACCGCTCCTCGAGGCGCACGAGCGCGTCGGCGTCGCGCCGGCTTCGCGGAGAAGCCGCGCGGGAGAGCGCGGGGATCAGGAGGACGACTGCCGCGGCCGCCGCGAGCCGGATTCTCACGCGACGATGATATCTCCCGGTAGGATTGTGCCGTGAAGATCGCGACGTGGAACGTCAACGGCATCCGGGCCCGCGAGCGGCAGCTCGCGGATTGGATCGAGCGCGACCGGCCCGACGTGGTCTGCCTGCAGGAGATCAAGGCCCCGCCCGACAAGATCCCCCTGCTCCTCTGCGAGATCGAGGGCTACTGGTGCTACTGGCACGGCGAGCGCGCCTATTCCGGAGTCGGCCTGCATCTGCGCCGGGAGACGTTCCCGGAGAAGCCGGCGTTCTCGCATCCTTCGTTCGACCACGAGACGCGCATCGTGACCGCCCGCGCCGGCGATCTCCTCGTCGCCTCGATCTACGTCCCGAACGGGGGGAAAGACTTCGCCGCGAAGATCCGCTTCCTCGAGGCGCTCGACGACTTCGCCGCCGAGCGTCAGCGAGCGGGCGACACGGTCGTGCTCTGCGGCGACTTCAACGTCGCGCGCACCGACCGGGACGTGCATCCGAAGGAGCGTCGCCCGGTCATCGGCCAGCTCCCCGAGGAGCGCGCGCTCTTGGAGCGTCTCCTCGCCCGGGGGCTCGTCGACGTGGGACGCGCGCTCGACCCGGACAACGAGAACCTCTTCACGTGGTGGGCGCCGTGGAGGAACATGCGCCAGCGCAACATCGGCTGGAGACTCGACTACCTCCTCGCGAGCGAGCGTCTCGCCACGCGGGCGCGGAGCTCCGCCGTCCTCGCCGACGTCGGGACGAGCGACCACGCGCCCGTGGTGGCGGTCTTCGATTGACCGTCCCCGAGGCCGGGGAGCGGGCGCCGGGGAAACGTCGCCGGGTTCTCTATCTCCACGGCTTCGCTTCCTCGCCCCGGGGGCGGAAGGTCGAGGCGCTCGAGCGAATCTTCGCCCCGGAAGGGATCGAGATCGTGGCTCCGGACCTGAACGCCCCCGATTTCGCGCATCTCGATTTCGACGCGATGGCGGGCCGCGCGCGCGAAGCGGCGGCGGGCCGTCCCCCCGATGCGATCACGGGGAGCTCTCTCGGCGCGCTCGTCGCGCTCGCGGTCGCGCCCGCGTTTCCCGGCGTCCCCCTCGTCCTCGTCGCGCCCGCGCTGGGGTTCGGCCGCCGCTGGATCGAAAAGCTCCCTGAGGAAAACCCGCCCCGCTTCTTCCACCACGGCGAGAATCGGGAGATGCCGGTGCACCGGCCGTTCTTCGAGCGCATGGCCGTCCTCGACGTGGACGCCTCTCCTCCCGAGGCCCCCGTAACCGTCGTCATGGGGCGCCGGGACGAGAGCGTCCCCTTCGACGTCGTGGAGGCCGTCTGGAGGCGCTGGCGGGACTCCGGCCGACTCGCCCCGGGGTCGCGCTTCGTGGTGATCGAGGAAGGGGACCACGGCCTGACCGCCTTCGTCCCGGCGATCGCGCGGGAGATCCGCGCGGCGCTCGAATAGCCGCCGCGCCCTCGGGGAGGCGCGAAACTTCGATCTCCGAAAGTCGAAGGCGACGGCGAAATCCGCGCGCGGGAGTAGAATGGCCCGAAAAACCGTGGAATCTCTCCGGAAGGTCGTCCTCGGGATCGCCCTCGCCGCCGCCGCGTGCGGGCGCGCCCGCCCTCCGTTCGGGGACGCCGTCCGGATCTCGGTGCCGCACGACGTCGTCGAGCTCGACCCGCACGCGCGGAACCAGCTCGCTTCGTTCGCCATCGTCTCGCAGATCTACGAGCCTCTCGTGACGACCGACGCGAGCATGCAGATCCAGCCGTGCCTGGCGAGCCGGTGGGAGAACCCGGACCCGTCGACCTGGGTCTTCCATCTCCGGGAGAACGTGCGGTTCCACGACGGAAAGCTCTTCGACGCAAGCGACGTCGTCTACACGATCGACCGCCTGCTCCGGACCCCCGGTCTCGAGATGACGGGTTACCTCCTCTACATCGACTCGGTCGTCGCGGTCGATCGCCACACGGTGCGAATCCGCACGACGAAGCCGCTCGCGGTCCTGCTCAACAAGCTGCGGTTCATCCCGATCGTCCCGAAGGGAGCCACGCGCGAGGTCCTGGACCGGCATCCGGACGGAACCGGCGCCTACCGCCTCGCCGAGTGGTCCCCGGGCAAGCTTCTGCGAGTCGTCCGCAACGACGCGTACTGGGGACCCCGGCCGCCGATCCGTGAGGCGACGTTCCGGCTCGACCGCTCGCCCGACCAGGCGCTC encodes:
- a CDS encoding S41 family peptidase; the encoded protein is MSRGTTILAILAAGLATVLGGAAGRRGGEVPPSALAEYAQLVSTAESWNATKVPAEKLVYASIHGMLSSLDPHTAFLEPADFSSLEERHHGSYFGIGISMQRRQGRVTVMSVAQGTPAWKIGLRTGDVITAIDGESLDDSWDTRRVSDHVRGAKGTSVRLTIHRPGLEEPITLTVTRDEIPQNSVRHAFLLADGVGYIQLAEFTQTSAEETSRAIERLQRDGMKSLVFDLRGNPGGVLEPALAIADIFLKKGQMIVTTRGRIPSSVRDYPAAGRARRFGGPLVVLINRGSASASEIVAGAVQDHDRGLILGTTSWGKGLVQGVYPVSYGAGLALTTAKYFTPSGRWIQRDYSDLSAYLLPDIHDDSAPDTSKRTGKLFATDAGRPVYAAGGITPDEIVPAPKPSNFARRLQAHGVFFNFAVDYLTRHPDVPRSFAVDAAVQAELFRFLEAQGIEKADAARAEYLRDETRSRIDSEIAQDVLSSKYGPDEGWKSWLRSDVQLQRALDSFPEAEKLASLKPRPVSAS
- a CDS encoding DinB family protein encodes the protein MSGSEEIARRLDAQFSSWTTVLGDPASPRLDRAPAPDKWCAREHLAHVTRMHGVCAARVRVILARESPLLPPYRAEKDPTWRQWRAMTAPDLLGTAAGRRVGLIEAVRSLSEPDLARIGVHAALGPLALSEWLEFFLVHEAHHLYTIFKLVRES
- a CDS encoding M28 family peptidase — its product is MRRIAVWFLLAGSFGAAAAAALPEGSRWWAHVRRLASDEMEGRGTGTPGYRRAARYVEKVLSSAGVAPAGAAGWEQPVRLRSRRLLEDRSRVALVRGGAEEPLAFGDDVIVSVRTDPAPELDAPVVFVGYGVSAPGQGHDDFAGIDLRGKLAMFLSGSPPGLSPEVSAHAQSSGVRWKALRAAGAVGEIVVFNPRHMESPWERHARARVMPSMSLADPALDELAGERLGMAVNPARAEKFFAGAPHTFAELVDLVEAGKPLPRFPLAVSVRATLREETRSVESFNVVGVLRGSDPKLSKEFVVLSAHLDHLGVGVPVSGDAIYNGAMDNASGCAALLDFAETVRESRRPLRRSVLLVFVTGEEKGLLGSRWFALHPTVPRDAMVADFNIDMFLPLFPLRLVTVLGLDESDVGDAVRASARSLGIAVQRDPEPERHVFIRSDQYNFVRDGIPSVMVDVAAPAGSPDADRLKRWLAERYHAPSDDPGQPVDLAAAAAYEKLMFGAAREVADRDERPHWKPGSFFRRFESR
- a CDS encoding nuclear transport factor 2 family protein, with the protein product MRIRLAAAAAVVLLIPALSRAASPRSRRDADALVRLEERWVGALVARDAAAVGEILAEDFLDSTYKGELHTKSEALAALRSPARAETTQRLSDLRVRIWGAAGVVTGINTVTARDGSFSVRVRFTDVFVRRGDLWKAVAAHETLVEGGR
- a CDS encoding exodeoxyribonuclease III, producing the protein MKIATWNVNGIRARERQLADWIERDRPDVVCLQEIKAPPDKIPLLLCEIEGYWCYWHGERAYSGVGLHLRRETFPEKPAFSHPSFDHETRIVTARAGDLLVASIYVPNGGKDFAAKIRFLEALDDFAAERQRAGDTVVLCGDFNVARTDRDVHPKERRPVIGQLPEERALLERLLARGLVDVGRALDPDNENLFTWWAPWRNMRQRNIGWRLDYLLASERLATRARSSAVLADVGTSDHAPVVAVFD
- a CDS encoding YqiA/YcfP family alpha/beta fold hydrolase; translated protein: MTVPEAGERAPGKRRRVLYLHGFASSPRGRKVEALERIFAPEGIEIVAPDLNAPDFAHLDFDAMAGRAREAAAGRPPDAITGSSLGALVALAVAPAFPGVPLVLVAPALGFGRRWIEKLPEENPPRFFHHGENREMPVHRPFFERMAVLDVDASPPEAPVTVVMGRRDESVPFDVVEAVWRRWRDSGRLAPGSRFVVIEEGDHGLTAFVPAIAREIRAALE